A genomic region of Mitsuaria sp. 7 contains the following coding sequences:
- a CDS encoding sulfate ABC transporter substrate-binding protein has product MPLAHAQGSVTLLNVSYDPTRELYQDYNAAFAKYWKAKTGETVTVKNSHGGSGKQARSVIDGLDADVVTLALAYDIDALHDHGKLVPADWQKRLPSNASPYTSTIVFLVRKGNPKHINDWPDLARSGIDVITPNPKTSGGARWNYLAAWAYSLKQPGGNADSAKGFVKRIYANTKVLDSGARGSTTTFVERGIGDVLIAWENEAYLAVKELGPDKFEIVTPSLSILAEPPVSVVDKTVDKKGTRKVAQAYLEYLYSPEGQEIAAKNYYRPRDPKIAAKYAKTFAPVKLVTIDEVFGGWRNAQKTHFDDGGVFDQISAVR; this is encoded by the coding sequence ATGCCCCTGGCCCATGCGCAGGGCTCGGTCACGCTGCTCAACGTGTCGTACGACCCGACCCGCGAGCTCTACCAGGACTACAACGCCGCGTTCGCGAAGTACTGGAAGGCCAAGACCGGCGAGACCGTCACGGTGAAGAACTCGCACGGCGGCTCGGGCAAGCAGGCGCGCTCGGTGATCGACGGCCTGGATGCGGACGTCGTCACGCTGGCGCTGGCCTACGACATCGACGCGCTGCACGACCACGGCAAGCTGGTGCCGGCCGACTGGCAGAAGCGTCTGCCGAGCAATGCCTCGCCCTACACCTCGACCATCGTGTTCCTGGTGCGCAAGGGCAACCCCAAGCACATCAACGACTGGCCGGACCTGGCCCGCAGCGGCATCGACGTGATCACGCCGAACCCGAAGACCTCGGGCGGCGCGCGCTGGAACTACCTGGCCGCGTGGGCGTATTCGCTGAAGCAGCCGGGCGGCAACGCCGACTCGGCCAAGGGCTTCGTCAAGCGCATCTACGCCAACACCAAGGTGCTGGACTCCGGTGCGCGCGGCTCCACGACGACCTTCGTCGAACGCGGCATCGGCGACGTGCTGATCGCCTGGGAGAACGAGGCCTACCTGGCGGTGAAGGAACTGGGTCCGGACAAGTTCGAGATCGTCACGCCCAGCCTGTCCATCCTGGCCGAGCCGCCGGTGTCGGTGGTCGACAAGACCGTCGACAAGAAGGGCACGCGCAAGGTCGCCCAGGCCTATCTGGAGTACCTGTACTCGCCGGAAGGCCAGGAGATCGCGGCCAAGAACTACTACCGCCCGCGTGACCCCAAGATCGCCGCGAAGTACGCCAAGACCTTCGCCCCGGTGAAGCTGGTGACCATCGACGAGGTCTTCGGCGGCTGGCGCAATGCGCAGAAGACCCACTTCGACGACGGCGGCGTCTTCGACCAGATCAGCGCGGTGCGCTGA
- a CDS encoding diguanylate cyclase produces the protein MTDRRAWEAVTDAGAWLGERMLHQGRRSEVVRVEDGRGGTLLLKRLRDPRADPAAVARLRREFELAQRLDPAFVLRPAALIEHGGRPALLLPDSGAETLRDRLRRGTLDNDALIRIALDLVEALQHLHGQGLIHRNLGPGQVVLLPGAGREARKVLIADLGLAAEIERERPLVQRAELIEASLATLAPELTGRMSRDVDYRADFYSLGATLLEALTGAPPFNIDDPARAVHAHLALAAPMATTRNHQVFAPLAQVVAHCLHKEPEGRYQSHQALRHDLQLCDAALEQGRGLPGFEPGQGDAAVRFQPSGRLYGRESAQAQLGQAFEDAAHGQAAGPGLVAVAGFSGIGKTALVLAAQRSLLAQRGHFAAAKFNQYGQDRPYGPLLHLLLQRAAQVLALPAPQQLVWRDRLRERLGANAALLAQALPEMTPLLALDAPLMPVGPAEAENRFLRAVSQGFAALAREGEPQTLFLDDWQWADRASRRLLRECLHDATLRHTLFVIAYRDNEIPPGHPIAQELAELRQQLGERFMPLRVGPLGLDDTRHLLADSLHRDPTDEDAGLDELARLCQTRTAGNPFFLRRLLEDLVRRGLIHYDTAAQRWDHALERIAATRTADNVVALMLQQLDRLPDTTRQALSVAALLGAGFNLDSLATALDVPADLLATDLLPALQAQLLVPASALYRYAPQLQGQASEAVRYAFAHDRVQEAALQRIAADQRPALQLRIGRLLRDGHRAAHPEVPLPYTVLHHLNASRLLLHEPHHEAERQALAGFNAQASRQAMDAAAFEPAADYAELALELAPCSPHRAAWLHHAARMAYLAGRPSRMDALLESAIADAEDNAQRARLLEVRMEAFYAQGRLADTVDLGLELFLLLGAELPRAGGPDAMAQVMQLLADLQQEIAGIGLDTLAARGPMRDEQRLLLISIAAKMTAAAYIVRPALLPLLTLFQVRLMVDHGHVPQALSAYSVLGLMCAEFLGDYRFAHDLGRMSTELVERHGWMQVFAHAGFSFHAFLSHWVQGLRVSMDGLMQTHRNGLEFGNLRHAGLGLYVHDVHALLSGMPLPALEDQLVTHGQRLRAMRQPVAADYEDALLGLVRALRQPRLPEDGFEGLEALARTYGERQDQTGLMFLHGWQAVLHFIADRPEPALRLALEARALFAAGRGMHAQSLLLFIAAWAAQRVALAGGARDQALEDDALRRLQRWSDAGPGHLRDRVALLRAQQAMLSGAPIEESDRLLAEALAAAEGPHGTSLDLAAVLRAQVDAWREHEPARAAQARLRLQQAWKDWGVTALAGEALSRPVDDRSASMAATADAGEIRADAADLSTLTKAVHAISSQPDLPRLLRRLLEVVAENAGAQRAAIVLATGTAGTAGAAGASRWVLQAEATLGESPTLHLLEQLPLERAGQQLPLTLMSRVLRDGERELIVDARGLATMEDYFQRHPSPPRSVLALPLLKQGQTVGALYLENAAAAGVFTEARVSFLELLCANVVNAVDNARLVAELQELNANLERRVARRTRELADSEERLRAVLDHAPIPMVVTREHDALIVYANGPSAAIVGRPLDDLVGKPAISFYREPGERDRMQLKFKEDGRLQGEEICLLAADGRELWMLLSMVPVVYDGAASVLSTLVDFTDRKRLEIELQRLATTDALTGAANRRSFLEHADAELARSRRYGLEMSLVMMDVDHFKRINDTLGHARGDAALCHLVQLCAQIVRKQDLLGRLGGEEFGLLLPQTSLEDATHLVERLRHHIETSGLELQPGSPPALLTASFGVTALRPEDLRVEELLGRADQALYRAKDGGRNRVERQS, from the coding sequence ATGACGGACAGACGAGCGTGGGAGGCGGTGACCGACGCCGGGGCCTGGTTGGGGGAGCGGATGCTCCATCAGGGCCGCCGGAGCGAAGTCGTCCGGGTCGAGGATGGTCGAGGCGGCACGCTGCTGCTCAAGCGCCTGCGCGACCCCCGCGCCGATCCCGCCGCCGTGGCCCGGCTGCGCCGCGAGTTCGAGCTGGCCCAGCGCCTCGATCCGGCCTTCGTCCTGCGCCCCGCGGCGCTGATCGAGCACGGGGGCCGTCCGGCGTTGCTGCTGCCGGACTCCGGCGCGGAGACCTTGCGAGACCGTCTTCGGCGCGGCACGCTGGACAACGACGCCCTGATCCGCATCGCGCTCGACCTGGTCGAGGCGCTCCAGCATCTGCATGGCCAGGGACTCATCCATCGCAATCTCGGACCGGGTCAGGTCGTGCTGCTGCCCGGCGCGGGACGCGAAGCGCGCAAGGTGCTGATCGCGGACCTCGGGCTCGCCGCCGAGATCGAGCGCGAACGGCCGCTCGTCCAGCGCGCCGAACTGATCGAGGCCTCGCTCGCGACGCTGGCGCCGGAGCTGACCGGCCGCATGAGCCGTGACGTCGACTACCGGGCGGATTTCTACAGCCTGGGCGCCACGCTGCTGGAGGCGCTGACAGGCGCGCCGCCGTTCAACATCGACGACCCCGCGCGCGCCGTGCATGCGCACCTGGCGCTCGCGGCGCCGATGGCGACGACGCGCAATCACCAGGTCTTCGCACCGCTGGCGCAGGTCGTCGCGCACTGTCTGCACAAGGAGCCCGAAGGCCGCTATCAGAGCCATCAGGCGCTGCGACACGACCTGCAGCTCTGCGATGCGGCGCTGGAACAGGGCCGTGGGCTGCCGGGCTTCGAGCCCGGACAGGGCGACGCCGCCGTGCGCTTCCAGCCCAGCGGGAGGCTTTACGGTCGCGAGTCGGCGCAGGCGCAGCTCGGACAAGCGTTCGAAGATGCCGCGCACGGCCAGGCCGCTGGCCCCGGACTGGTGGCGGTGGCGGGCTTCTCCGGCATCGGCAAGACCGCGCTGGTGCTGGCGGCGCAGCGCAGCCTGCTGGCGCAACGGGGGCACTTCGCAGCCGCCAAGTTCAACCAGTACGGACAGGATCGGCCGTACGGGCCGCTGCTGCATCTGCTGCTCCAACGTGCCGCGCAAGTGCTGGCGCTGCCGGCGCCGCAGCAGCTCGTCTGGCGCGATCGCCTGCGAGAGCGCCTCGGCGCGAATGCCGCGCTGCTCGCGCAGGCGCTGCCGGAGATGACCCCGTTGCTGGCCCTGGACGCGCCGCTGATGCCGGTCGGTCCGGCCGAGGCGGAGAACCGCTTCCTGCGCGCCGTCAGCCAGGGCTTCGCCGCGCTGGCGCGCGAGGGCGAGCCGCAGACGCTGTTCCTCGACGACTGGCAATGGGCCGACCGCGCCTCGCGCCGCCTGCTGCGCGAGTGCCTGCACGACGCGACCCTGCGCCACACGCTGTTCGTCATCGCCTATCGCGACAACGAGATCCCGCCCGGTCATCCGATCGCGCAGGAACTCGCGGAACTGCGGCAGCAGCTCGGCGAGCGCTTCATGCCGCTGCGCGTCGGCCCGCTCGGTCTCGACGACACCCGCCACCTGCTGGCCGACAGCCTGCACCGGGATCCGACCGACGAGGACGCCGGACTCGATGAGCTTGCCCGCCTCTGCCAGACCCGCACGGCGGGGAATCCGTTCTTCCTGCGCCGCTTGCTGGAGGACCTCGTCCGCCGCGGCTTGATCCATTACGACACGGCCGCACAGCGCTGGGACCACGCCCTGGAACGCATCGCCGCGACGCGCACGGCGGACAACGTCGTCGCGCTGATGCTGCAGCAGCTCGATCGCCTGCCCGACACGACGCGCCAGGCGCTGAGCGTGGCGGCGCTGCTGGGTGCGGGCTTCAACCTCGACAGCCTGGCCACGGCGCTCGACGTGCCGGCCGACCTGCTCGCCACCGACCTGCTGCCGGCGCTGCAGGCGCAGCTGCTGGTGCCGGCGAGCGCGCTGTACCGCTACGCGCCGCAGCTGCAGGGTCAGGCCAGCGAGGCCGTGCGTTACGCCTTCGCCCATGACCGCGTGCAGGAGGCGGCGCTGCAGCGCATCGCGGCCGACCAGCGCCCCGCGCTGCAACTGCGCATCGGCCGGCTGCTGCGCGACGGCCATCGCGCCGCGCATCCGGAGGTGCCGCTGCCCTACACGGTGCTGCATCACCTGAACGCGTCGCGCCTGCTGCTGCACGAGCCGCACCACGAGGCCGAGCGCCAGGCGCTGGCCGGATTCAACGCCCAGGCGTCCCGGCAGGCGATGGACGCCGCCGCCTTCGAGCCCGCGGCCGACTACGCCGAACTGGCCCTCGAACTGGCGCCCTGCTCGCCGCATCGCGCGGCGTGGCTGCATCACGCGGCGCGGATGGCCTACCTGGCCGGCCGCCCGTCGCGCATGGACGCGCTGCTGGAATCGGCGATCGCCGATGCCGAGGACAACGCGCAGCGGGCGCGCCTGCTGGAAGTCCGGATGGAGGCCTTCTACGCGCAGGGCCGTCTTGCGGACACCGTCGATCTCGGACTCGAGCTGTTCCTGCTGCTGGGCGCGGAGCTGCCGCGCGCCGGCGGCCCCGACGCGATGGCCCAGGTCATGCAGCTGCTGGCCGACCTGCAGCAGGAGATCGCCGGGATCGGCCTGGACACGCTGGCCGCGCGCGGTCCGATGCGCGACGAGCAGCGCCTGCTGCTGATCTCGATCGCCGCCAAGATGACCGCCGCGGCCTATATCGTGCGGCCGGCGCTGCTGCCCTTGCTGACGCTGTTCCAGGTCCGGCTGATGGTCGACCACGGCCATGTGCCGCAGGCGCTGTCGGCGTACTCCGTGCTGGGTCTGATGTGCGCGGAGTTCCTCGGCGACTACCGCTTCGCCCACGACCTGGGCCGCATGTCGACGGAGCTCGTCGAGCGGCACGGCTGGATGCAGGTGTTCGCGCACGCGGGCTTCTCGTTCCACGCCTTCCTCAGCCACTGGGTGCAGGGGCTGCGCGTGAGCATGGACGGCCTGATGCAGACGCATCGCAACGGTCTGGAGTTCGGCAACCTGCGCCATGCGGGCCTCGGCCTGTATGTGCACGACGTGCACGCGCTGCTGTCGGGCATGCCGCTGCCGGCGCTGGAGGATCAACTGGTCACGCATGGGCAGCGCCTGCGCGCGATGCGCCAGCCGGTGGCCGCGGACTATGAGGACGCGTTGCTCGGCCTCGTGCGCGCGTTGCGGCAGCCGCGCCTGCCCGAGGACGGCTTCGAAGGACTGGAGGCGCTGGCCCGGACCTATGGCGAGCGCCAGGACCAGACCGGCCTGATGTTCCTGCACGGCTGGCAGGCGGTGCTGCATTTCATCGCCGATCGGCCCGAGCCCGCGCTGCGTCTGGCGCTGGAGGCACGAGCGCTCTTCGCCGCGGGACGCGGCATGCACGCGCAATCGCTGCTGCTGTTCATCGCGGCCTGGGCGGCGCAACGCGTCGCGCTGGCGGGCGGGGCGCGCGATCAGGCGCTGGAGGATGACGCGCTGCGACGCCTGCAACGCTGGAGCGACGCCGGCCCCGGCCATCTGCGCGATCGTGTCGCACTGCTGCGTGCGCAGCAGGCGATGCTGTCGGGCGCGCCCATCGAAGAGAGTGACCGGCTGCTGGCCGAGGCATTGGCCGCGGCGGAGGGGCCGCATGGGACGTCGCTCGATCTCGCCGCCGTGCTGCGGGCGCAGGTCGACGCGTGGCGCGAGCATGAACCGGCGCGCGCCGCTCAGGCCCGGCTGCGACTGCAGCAGGCCTGGAAGGACTGGGGCGTCACGGCGCTCGCGGGGGAAGCGCTATCGCGGCCGGTCGACGATCGGAGCGCCTCGATGGCCGCGACCGCCGACGCCGGCGAGATCCGCGCCGACGCCGCCGACCTCAGCACGCTGACGAAGGCGGTACACGCGATCAGCAGCCAGCCCGACCTGCCGCGCCTGTTGCGTCGCCTGCTGGAAGTCGTCGCCGAGAACGCCGGCGCGCAGCGCGCGGCGATCGTGCTGGCGACCGGCACTGCAGGCACGGCCGGCGCAGCGGGTGCTTCGCGCTGGGTGCTGCAGGCGGAAGCGACGCTCGGCGAGTCGCCGACGCTGCATCTGCTCGAGCAGCTGCCGCTGGAGCGCGCGGGCCAGCAACTGCCGCTGACGCTGATGAGCCGCGTGCTGCGCGATGGCGAGCGCGAGTTGATCGTCGACGCGCGTGGTCTGGCCACGATGGAGGACTACTTCCAGCGCCACCCCTCGCCGCCCCGCTCGGTGCTGGCGCTGCCGCTGCTCAAGCAGGGGCAGACGGTGGGCGCGCTGTACCTCGAGAACGCCGCCGCGGCGGGCGTGTTCACCGAGGCGCGGGTGAGCTTCCTGGAACTGCTGTGCGCCAACGTCGTCAACGCGGTGGACAACGCGCGGCTGGTGGCCGAGCTGCAGGAGCTCAATGCCAACCTGGAACGCCGCGTGGCGCGACGCACGCGCGAGCTCGCCGACAGCGAGGAGCGCCTGCGCGCCGTGCTGGATCACGCGCCTATCCCGATGGTCGTGACGCGCGAGCACGACGCGCTGATCGTGTACGCCAACGGCCCTTCCGCGGCGATCGTCGGGCGGCCGCTGGACGACCTCGTCGGCAAGCCGGCGATCAGCTTCTACCGCGAGCCCGGCGAGCGCGACCGCATGCAGCTGAAGTTCAAGGAGGACGGCCGGCTGCAGGGCGAGGAGATCTGCCTGCTGGCCGCCGACGGCCGCGAGCTGTGGATGCTGCTGTCGATGGTGCCGGTGGTGTACGACGGCGCGGCGTCGGTGCTGAGCACGCTGGTGGACTTCACCGACCGCAAGCGGCTGGAGATCGAGCTGCAGCGCCTGGCGACGACCGATGCGCTGACCGGCGCGGCCAACCGGCGCAGCTTCCTGGAGCACGCCGACGCGGAACTCGCGCGCAGCCGTCGCTACGGGCTGGAGATGTCGCTGGTGATGATGGACGTCGACCACTTCAAGCGCATCAACGACACGCTGGGTCACGCGCGCGGCGACGCGGCACTCTGCCACCTGGTGCAGCTCTGCGCGCAGATCGTCCGCAAGCAGGACCTGCTCGGCCGGCTCGGCGGCGAAGAGTTCGGGCTGCTGCTGCCGCAGACCTCGCTGGAAGACGCCACGCACCTGGTGGAGCGTCTGCGTCACCACATCGAGACCAGCGGGCTGGAACTGCAGCCGGGCTCGCCGCCGGCCCTGCTCACGGCGAGCTTCGGCGTGACGGCGTTGCGGCCGGAGGACCTGCGCGTCGAGGAGCTGCTCGGTCGTGCCGACCAAGCGCTGTACCGCGCGAAGGACGGCGGGCGCAATCGCGTCGAGCGGCAGTCCTGA
- a CDS encoding molybdopterin-binding protein, with amino-acid sequence MTITAINVRNQFRGTIKEIVEGPVVSEVDVQTAAGLIVTSVITTRSVKELNLTVGKEVVALVKSTEVSIATL; translated from the coding sequence ATGACCATCACCGCCATCAACGTCCGCAACCAGTTCCGCGGCACCATCAAGGAAATCGTCGAAGGACCGGTTGTCTCGGAAGTCGACGTGCAGACGGCCGCCGGCCTGATCGTCACATCGGTGATCACGACGCGCTCGGTGAAGGAACTCAACCTGACGGTCGGCAAGGAAGTCGTCGCCCTGGTGAAGTCCACCGAGGTGTCGATCGCCACCTTGTGA
- a CDS encoding redoxin domain-containing protein: MNIPMTSTTSSFRGALSRRVVLAGAAFAATMAMTGVAHAQAQIDQPAPAFSATTADGKTVTLDSYKGKTVVLEWTNHDCPFVKKHYGSGNIPALQKEATAQGVVWLQVISSAPGQQGHVDGPTAIKLNKDRGAAPTQVLLDPSGQLGKAYGAQTSPHLYIVNPQGVLVYKGGIDSIATAKAEDIAKADPYVKTALGELAAGKKITHASTKPYGCSIKYGS; encoded by the coding sequence ATGAACATCCCGATGACTTCCACGACCTCCTCGTTCCGCGGCGCGCTGTCGCGCCGTGTGGTGCTGGCCGGCGCCGCGTTCGCGGCGACGATGGCGATGACCGGCGTGGCGCACGCGCAGGCGCAGATCGATCAGCCCGCGCCGGCCTTCAGCGCGACGACCGCCGACGGCAAGACCGTCACGCTGGACAGCTACAAGGGCAAGACCGTGGTGCTGGAGTGGACCAACCACGACTGCCCCTTCGTGAAGAAGCATTACGGCAGCGGCAACATCCCGGCGCTGCAGAAGGAGGCCACCGCGCAAGGCGTCGTGTGGCTGCAGGTGATCTCGTCGGCACCGGGCCAGCAGGGCCATGTCGACGGCCCGACGGCGATCAAGCTGAACAAGGACCGCGGCGCGGCGCCGACGCAGGTGCTGCTCGATCCGAGCGGCCAGTTGGGCAAGGCCTATGGCGCGCAGACCTCGCCGCATCTGTACATCGTCAATCCGCAAGGCGTGCTGGTCTACAAGGGCGGCATCGACAGCATCGCGACCGCCAAGGCCGAGGACATCGCCAAGGCCGATCCGTATGTGAAGACGGCGCTGGGTGAACTGGCCGCCGGCAAGAAGATCACCCATGCGAGCACGAAGCCTTACGGCTGCTCCATCAAGTACGGCAGTTGA
- a CDS encoding alpha/beta hydrolase: MALYPLRATQHNGSAEPRLLIIPGLHDSGPAHWQSWLEQQYRDAHRVKQRDFSHPDLERWSERIHARIDNAGPGEWIVVAHSFGCLALAHHLQHHPDSPVREALLVAPAEPDKFGLAESLPHQRLGRPTALIASQNDPWMSASSALRWATRWGSSYSNIGLVGHINTESGFGPFPLAKRWVEAAKARAARERRSERAGILEWSFSV, encoded by the coding sequence ATGGCGCTCTACCCTCTCCGTGCGACGCAGCACAACGGCAGCGCAGAGCCGCGCCTGCTGATCATCCCCGGCCTGCATGACAGCGGGCCGGCGCATTGGCAGAGCTGGCTCGAGCAGCAGTATCGCGACGCGCACCGCGTGAAGCAGCGCGACTTCAGCCATCCGGATCTGGAGCGGTGGTCGGAGCGCATCCATGCGCGCATCGACAACGCGGGCCCCGGCGAATGGATCGTCGTGGCGCACAGCTTCGGCTGCCTGGCGCTGGCGCATCACCTGCAGCATCATCCGGACTCGCCGGTCCGGGAGGCGCTGCTGGTCGCGCCGGCCGAGCCTGACAAGTTCGGCCTCGCGGAAAGCCTGCCGCACCAGCGCCTGGGTCGTCCGACGGCCTTGATCGCCAGCCAGAACGACCCCTGGATGAGCGCCTCGAGCGCACTGCGCTGGGCGACGCGCTGGGGCAGCAGCTACAGCAACATCGGCCTGGTCGGACACATCAACACCGAATCCGGCTTCGGCCCATTCCCGCTGGCCAAGCGCTGGGTCGAGGCCGCGAAGGCCCGCGCCGCACGTGAGCGTCGGTCCGAACGCGCGGGCATCCTCGAGTGGTCGTTCTCCGTCTGA
- a CDS encoding SRPBCC family protein encodes MPFTIRLHRVLKAPPERVYRAFTDAAAMCKWLPPHGFTGTMHHMDPKVGGTWRMSFTNLSAGGSHAFGGEYLELEPGKKLRYTSRFDDPNLPGDMTTTIELTAVFCGTEMQVTQEGIPDVIPSQACYLGWQESLTLLAQLVEPDIPNG; translated from the coding sequence ATGCCCTTCACCATCCGCCTGCACCGCGTCCTGAAAGCACCGCCCGAACGTGTCTATCGCGCGTTCACCGACGCCGCAGCGATGTGCAAATGGCTGCCGCCCCATGGCTTCACAGGGACCATGCACCACATGGATCCGAAGGTCGGCGGCACCTGGCGCATGTCGTTCACCAACCTCTCGGCCGGCGGCTCGCATGCCTTCGGCGGGGAATACCTCGAGCTCGAACCAGGGAAGAAGCTCCGCTACACCAGCCGCTTCGATGACCCCAACCTGCCCGGCGACATGACGACGACCATCGAGCTGACCGCAGTTTTCTGCGGGACAGAAATGCAGGTCACCCAGGAAGGCATCCCCGATGTCATCCCCTCCCAAGCCTGCTATCTGGGCTGGCAGGAGTCCCTCACCCTGCTCGCTCAACTCGTCGAACCCGATATTCCGAACGGCTGA
- a CDS encoding S1/P1 nuclease, producing the protein MTKSFARGLAALSLLAVCCGQAFGFGAVGHNTVGEIAAQLIKGHRAEAEVKRILGPVSLRDIAVWDDCVKGIDTGNEFKYAVTGRFAECAVFENNAEEEARMRDYVKRNFEQCLPKPGEESCNKQYHYANVAIQRGRYVPGAIGTSDHDLVPALKAAILVLKTGKQTPPMDFNEREALALITHAIGDMHQPLHMGSLYLDADGKPYDPDTQGADAQTHTVGANAITLPKPDGTPGGNLHSYWDGMPGRLSAEQLAAMPALAKDVPPATGNPDDWPVQWASESLLGARDAFDGMSFGPRQQSLRGPRWLATPPANYDARSLEQTRLNVINGGARLAQMLESIWPDKAEKTDKK; encoded by the coding sequence ATGACCAAATCGTTTGCGCGCGGCCTAGCCGCGTTGTCGCTGCTGGCCGTCTGCTGCGGTCAGGCCTTCGGATTCGGGGCCGTCGGCCACAACACCGTCGGTGAGATCGCCGCCCAGTTGATCAAGGGCCATCGCGCTGAAGCCGAGGTCAAGCGCATCCTCGGTCCGGTCTCGCTGCGCGACATCGCCGTGTGGGACGACTGCGTGAAGGGCATCGATACCGGCAACGAGTTCAAGTACGCGGTGACGGGCCGTTTTGCCGAGTGCGCGGTGTTCGAGAACAACGCCGAGGAAGAAGCCCGGATGCGCGACTACGTGAAGCGCAACTTCGAGCAATGCCTGCCCAAGCCGGGCGAAGAGTCCTGCAACAAGCAGTACCACTATGCCAACGTCGCGATCCAGCGTGGCCGCTATGTGCCTGGCGCGATCGGCACCAGCGACCATGACCTGGTGCCCGCGCTGAAGGCGGCGATCCTCGTATTGAAGACCGGCAAGCAGACGCCGCCGATGGACTTCAACGAACGGGAGGCGCTGGCGCTGATCACGCACGCGATCGGCGACATGCACCAGCCGCTGCACATGGGTTCGCTGTACCTGGACGCGGACGGCAAGCCATACGACCCGGATACGCAGGGCGCCGATGCGCAGACGCATACGGTGGGCGCGAACGCCATCACGCTGCCCAAGCCGGACGGCACGCCAGGCGGCAACCTGCACAGCTACTGGGACGGGATGCCGGGACGGTTGAGCGCGGAGCAACTCGCTGCGATGCCGGCGCTTGCCAAGGATGTGCCGCCCGCAACGGGAAACCCGGACGACTGGCCCGTGCAGTGGGCGAGCGAATCGCTGCTGGGCGCACGCGATGCGTTCGATGGCATGAGCTTCGGTCCCCGCCAGCAAAGCCTTCGCGGTCCTCGCTGGCTGGCCACGCCTCCGGCAAACTACGACGCCCGCAGCCTCGAGCAGACGCGCCTGAACGTCATCAATGGCGGCGCCCGCCTGGCGCAGATGCTGGAGAGCATCTGGCCGGACAAGGCGGAAAAGACGGACAAGAAGTGA
- a CDS encoding TIGR02285 family protein, giving the protein MLLTVKLPVPIRSCLVALLPLTALILAAPQARAQSPGATPAPAPVVTRITWLASDHAPQMTGADASGVTGRVTAYLEKQWPGVRHEVVFANAKRSWQMIENGEEVCRANMVRTPDREKAAYFINTQLTPPPGLIVRRDTLKRLPRNAAGEVQLPRLLADPSLRGALIDGRSYGPALDEMLAARSVDSAVTLYSPKDFGARVLQMLNLGRADYSVEMDMALIMAGNPENLVSVPIQGASDLVMAGIACPRTPWGLAAIRGIDKAYGRPEGAANLRQGLMRWLTPETKAHYAARFDAFYRERAKPSRIDP; this is encoded by the coding sequence ATGCTGTTGACCGTGAAGCTCCCCGTCCCGATCCGTTCGTGCCTTGTCGCCCTGCTGCCGCTGACCGCCCTGATACTGGCGGCACCGCAGGCGCGTGCGCAGAGCCCCGGCGCAACGCCTGCCCCCGCGCCCGTCGTCACCAGGATCACCTGGCTCGCCTCCGACCACGCGCCGCAGATGACGGGCGCGGACGCCAGCGGCGTGACCGGACGCGTGACGGCCTACCTTGAGAAGCAGTGGCCGGGCGTCCGGCACGAGGTCGTCTTCGCCAACGCCAAGCGCAGCTGGCAGATGATCGAGAACGGCGAGGAGGTGTGCCGCGCCAACATGGTCCGCACGCCTGATCGCGAGAAGGCGGCGTACTTCATCAACACCCAGCTCACGCCGCCGCCCGGCCTGATCGTGCGCCGCGACACGCTCAAGCGCCTGCCGCGCAACGCGGCCGGCGAGGTGCAGCTGCCTCGGCTGCTCGCCGATCCCTCGCTGCGCGGCGCGCTGATCGACGGACGCAGCTACGGTCCGGCGCTCGACGAGATGCTCGCCGCCCGATCCGTGGACAGCGCCGTGACGCTCTATTCGCCCAAGGACTTCGGCGCCCGCGTGCTGCAGATGCTCAACCTCGGGCGGGCCGACTACTCGGTGGAGATGGACATGGCGCTGATCATGGCCGGGAATCCCGAGAACCTCGTCAGCGTCCCCATCCAGGGCGCGAGCGATCTGGTGATGGCCGGCATCGCCTGCCCGCGCACGCCGTGGGGACTCGCGGCGATCCGCGGCATCGACAAGGCCTACGGCCGGCCGGAAGGCGCCGCCAACCTGCGGCAGGGCCTGATGCGCTGGCTCACGCCGGAGACCAAGGCCCATTACGCGGCCCGCTTCGACGCGTTCTATCGCGAGCGCGCCAAGCCCTCCCGCATCGATCCCTGA